From the Neoarius graeffei isolate fNeoGra1 chromosome 1, fNeoGra1.pri, whole genome shotgun sequence genome, one window contains:
- the LOC132889802 gene encoding atypical chemokine receptor 2, whose protein sequence is MDVVELARSNDSEYEYDYSDYYTLDALADFRPCEKDQVKKFSRYFLPVFYSVACALGLLANFTLLFVLVRSKPARRAHAACVLCADLLFTCTFPFWAVYAATDWVFGARACKAVTLVYAVGLYGGNLFVACAVLRSCVDVVCAFRCLGRVRETKKNVVWCACVWMLACLAAAPHLTFVEEHHVDGESHCSYQYTHGWKIYMRLQLAVLIFWIPFLLLLSSSVTLFLRTHSTGRSRMLRRAIISTGLFFVLWFPYTVVLMLHVLAMHVGSECGTSLHLDFAIQSTECIAFARVFINPTAYVLLNKRAWRVLRGACVRPREYLLNGSENMDSTSSQDSGVELRALQSVQGFSNPEYERGTAEKQGHLLPHVS, encoded by the coding sequence ATGGATGTGGTTGAGCTCGCGCGCAGTAACGACTCCGAGTACGAGTACGATTACTCGGATTATTACACGTTAGATGCGCTGGCGGACTTCCGGCCGTGTGAGAAAGATCAGGTGAAGAAGTTCAGCCGTTATTTCCTGCCCGTGTTCTACTCGGTCGCGTGCGCGCTCGGTCTGCTGGCGAACTTCACCCTGCTGTTCGTGCTCGTGCGCAGCAAACCGGCGAGGCGCGCGCATGCCGCGTGCGTGCTGTGCGCCGACCTGCTCTTCACGTGCACGTTCCCGTTCTGGGCGGTGTACGCGGCGACCGACTGGGTGTTCGGCGCGCGCGCGTGCAAAGCCGTCACGCTGGTGTACGCGGTGGGTTTGTACGGCGGCAATCTGTTCGTGGCGTGCGCGGTGCTGCGGAGCTGCGTGGACGTCGTGTGCGCGTTCCGGTGCCTGGGACGAGTCAGAGAGACCAAGAAGAACGTCGTgtggtgcgcgtgtgtgtggaTGCTGGCGTGTCTGGCCGCCGCTCCGCACCTGACCTTCGTGGAGGAGCACCACGTGGATGGCGAGAGCCACTGCTCGTACCAGTACACCCACGGCTGGAAGATCTACATGCGCCTCCAGCTGGCCGTCCTCATCTTTTGGATTCCGTTCCTGCTCTTGCTCAGTTCCTCCGTCACCTTGTTCCTGCGCACGCATTCCACAGGGCGTTCCAGGATGCTCAGGCGTGCCATCATCTCCACCGGGCTGTTCTTCGTGCTCTGGTTTCCATACACGGTGGTGCTAATGCTGCACGTTCTGGCGATGCATGTGGGCTCGGAGTGCGGCACAAGTCTGCACCTGGACTTCGCCATCCAGAGCACAGAGTGCATCGCCTTCGCTCGTGTCTTCATCAATCCCACAGCATACGTGCTGCTCAATAAGCGAGCGTGGAGGGTGCTCAGAGGGGCGTGCGTGCGCCCGAGGGAATACCTGCTCAACGGGTCAGAGAACATGGACAGCACGTCGAGTCAGGACAGCGGTGTGGAGTTAAGGGCTCTCCAAAGTGTCCAGGGCTTCTCAAATCCTGAGTATGAGCGAGGGACCGCTGAGAAACAAGGCCACTTACTACCACATGTCTCATAA